The Camelus dromedarius isolate mCamDro1 chromosome 31, mCamDro1.pat, whole genome shotgun sequence DNA segment GCCTCTTGGGCTTGTAGGCAGCCCAGGGGCGGTCAGGCGAGGGCGGGCCCTCTTGAAAGTGGGCTTGGGCCTGGGATGGGGCGGCTGTTGGGGTGGGGGCCCTCGCTGTGCTGGGGCCGCCTCACCTCAGGTTCCAGCCTGGGTCCTGCCTTGGCATCTGCCTCCACTccagccctctgcctcccctccctcaccttcgGAATCGCTGAGCCCTCCCCGCTGCCCTGCTCTCCCCAATCTGGGGCCCGCCCAGCCCCCCTGGGctgagggcaggcaggcagctccGGCCTCTGTCCGCAGCCGCCATTGACGAGGACGTGCTGCGCTACCGGTTTGTGAGGAAGAAAGGCTATGTGCGGCTGCACACCAGCCAGGGCGACCTCAACCTGGAGCTGCACTGTGACCTGGTGAGTGCAGGGCCCTTGTCCTGGGAGCCAgagccctctgccctctcctggccTAGCGCACAGTCCTGGGGCCGCGCGGCTGCCCCCGTCCCTCCTCACCGATCCGGCTACATACAagggcctggggccctggggggGCCGCCATGCGCCTCACGGAAGCCTGTGGCCTGTTTTGCAGACGCCAAAAACCTGCGAGAACTTCATAAAGCTCTGCAAGCGGCGATACTACGACGGCACCATCTTCCACAGGTCCATCCGGAACTTCGTGGTCAGTGCCCAGGGCCCTGCTCCTCGGGGGCCCCGCCCAGCTGGCCACACTTGCCTTGGCGGGGGGACGACCCGGGAGGGCCCCATTCCTGCCGGGAgtagctggaggtggggggtccAGCTTGTTCACTGGCCTTTGTTCTTCCTGCAGATCCAGGGGGGTGACCCCACTGGCACAGGCACAGGTAGGTACTGGAGCTGGGACCCCTGGGGGAGATGGGTGTGGTAGCCGTGAGGCCTGTGTGATCCATGAGAAGCCCCCGACCTCCGCTGCCCCTCAGAGCCCCATCAGCCTGTCAGCTGCTGGGGCCAGGCCCACTCCCTCACCCTGTGTGCTGTGAGCAGTGACCCCCGTCTCCTGGACCCTTTACTCCCTATTCTGGGGTCTGGGCCAGGTGGGGTCCAGGGAGAGTTGGTGATAAGAGTTCCTTGCGCCAATGGTACCTGGTACCCCCGGGACTCCACACAGATTTCTGAGCTGTGCCACACCAGTAGGCTACCCTTGGCTGGGACCCGGTCACTCTTGGTGTTACGTGCTCCCTTCTCTTCCAGGCGGGGAGTCGTACTGGGGAAAGCCCTTCAAAGATGAGTTCCGGCCCAACCTCTCGCACACAGGCCGTGGCATCCTCAGCATGGCCAACTCGGGGCCCAACACCAACAAGTCTCAGTTGTAAGTCTGTGGGCCATCATGGGAGAGGCCTGGCTCTAGCAGGTTCTCCCTAAAGGTGGTACCCAACCTGAATCTAGTCCAAAGATTGTCCAGCCCCCCTAGGGACACTAGGGACACATACAGGACACCTGCAGACCTGCCCCTAGGAGGTCGGCAGCAGCCAGGCCTGGAGACAGAGCCCTAGCCCCTTCCCGGGTGACCGTGCCCTGGGCTGCTCCTGGGCTGCCCTTGGAAGCCTGCCTGGAGAGGGTTGCTGGTGGGGTCGGAGGCCGGGCTGGGGAGGCTGGCACTCTCCCCaaccaccccttccctccccagcttcATCACCTTCCGCTCCTGCGCTTACCTGGACAAGAAGCACACCATCTTCGGGCGGTAAGAAGCTGCGTGCCTCGGCTGGCCCTGCGCTCACCTGCCCTCGTCCCTGCCTCTGCACAAGTGGGGACTTGGGGCTTCCCTGCGGGCTGGGGGCCGTTTGGCCCTCAGAACCTGTCAGCTCAGGTGGGGAACCTCTCCTGCGGCCTGGCCAGCTGCCCTGCCCAACCCTCTGGCGCTCTCCTCTGTCAGGAAGGTCAAAGCTGGGCCATGCCCAGTCTCCATCTTTCTGTCCAGGGGTTGTCTTTCTGCCCAGGGGTCGGCCCACGAGGTATTTCCAGCTTCATGGCCTTGTGGTCTGTCACACCCTCTAGCTCTGGTCGTAGTGCAGAAGCAGCTACAGACAGAAGAGAACCAGTGATGTGGGTGTGGCCCAGTCAGTCTTGATTGTTGTCATCAGCAGCCCCCACCAGGCCTGCTGACCACACTCCTGTCTCTCCTCTGGCCCCTGGTCTCCTGGCCCGACTGGCTCTTTCTGAAGCCAGCCTGTGCCCTTAGCTGGCCACAGGGACTTGGCCTTTGGGgtgccctgccccaggcagtcTCAGGTGCCCTGTTGCTCTGCTGTAGGGTTGTTGGGGGCTTTGACACACTGACAGCCATGGAGAATGTGGAGAGTGACCCCAAAACTGACCGCCCTAAGGTATGCACCCTGGGAGAAGAGAGGGGCTGCCCCCAGGCTGAGCACTGGGCAGGCACCTGGAGGGGGCCCTCTGctcactcctcctccccaccccactagGAGGAGATCCGAATTGAGTCCACCACGGTGTTTGTGGACCCTTATGAGGAAGCTGACGctcaggtgagggaggagggccGAAGAGGGGTGGGGGATTCCCGCTCCCCTGCTGGAGTTGCGCCCCCAAGGGCTCCAGGCAGCCACTATGCTGTCCCGCCAGATCGCTGCCGAGCGGAGGACGCAGCTCGAGGTGACAGAGGCCCCGGAGAGCACAGCCAAGATGAGCCAGGCCCCACAGGGTAGCCAGGGCCCCCAGACGTACCGCCAGGGGGTGGGCAAGTACATCAGCCCCACAGTCACGTGAGTGTCCATggtgccctcctcccctcagtgtCCCCAGGTCCATggtgccctcctctccccagtgtCCCTGGGTCAGAGCTGTTATTGGCCGGGCAGCCACAGGCCCGGGCCTCTTGCAGTGAGCGGGCTGCCATGGGGGCCCCCCTGCGGGCTGAAGAGACGGGgactttggggtggggggcaagggGCTGTGTGACACTTGGGGTCTGGTTCCCCCCGGCAGCTCTCGTCTGCTGCTTCTCTCCCAGGAAGCGTGTGGCAGAGGAAGAGCCATCAACCAGTGCCATGGCCCCTGCGGCCAAGAAGAAGCCCAGCCGAGGTTTTGGGGACTTCAGCTCGTGGTAGCAGCGGGCCTGCCACCCTGGAGCCTGGTagggatgtggggtggggggcttgtGTCCACGTCTCTTGAGCTGTATGCCCTATGAGCTGTGACTTAATAAAGCTCTGGCCTGTTGCCTGGGTCCCCTTTACTGGCCCTGGGAGTCACCGGCCAccacctccatccctccctcagcagaggggcctggcctgaggggaggagggggtgtgtCTTCCAACCCTCGCCCCCCCTCCCCCGTCTTGTCATCTCCGTTGTGACCTGTTCACTCCGCGTGGTCCTCCAGTGGTGTCACCCGAGACCGTGTTAAGGAACATTCTTAGACTCCAGACCTTCTGATCTGGACTCTGGAGGCGGGGCTCCTGAGCAGTCAGGCCTGAGGACCCTGGACTTTTTCTCGGCTTTGACATTTTCTCAAGGCACCTTCCTGGCCACCAAACCAGCATTTCCTTCCTATGAAAGACCTTCAGGGACCCAttctccctgctctgctctctgcagCCCCCAGCCTGGACCCTGCCCCCTTGGCTTTCTGGAAGCACCTGCAACGGCTCGGGGGCCACGGTCTCCTCCGCTGTGGGGCTGACAGGGTCACTGTCCCCCGCTGAGGCCCGTGTCCTGCTGCTGTCCTCGGGTCCATGTagcctccacctgcctccccgGCCGAACTTCTACCACCGGTTCCAGAACTGCTCCATGTCTGCTGCTCAGGCCCAGCCCGTCCTGCTGCCTCCTCTGAGCCCGCAGGCATGTCCACGCAGACGCAGCACCTGCCCCGCTCAGTGGCCCGCTGCCACCTTGGTCCTTCCCACTGCCCTAAGGGCCTGCCCCTGCCTGCGCCCGTCAGCCGGGGACCTGGCTCATGCAGTGACCTGCCCACCCCTGCTCCAGCTACAGGCTGCTGTCTGATGACTCCCTTGTGAGGCTCATGCCAGTGTTGCTTCCAAGTGTCTGCCTGGCTCCCAGGGAGGCAGTGACCGGGTGGGACATGCTGACACCAGTGAAGACACATGCTGGCCAGGCCGCTCACCTAAGGGCTCCTGGACCCCCGCAGccatcctggaggaggtgagcacGGGCCTGTACTGGCAGGTGGTCCTGGGAGGGCTGTGCTCCCAGCCCTGAACAGCACAAGACCAGAGCCACCCCCAGGGGAGGATGACCGAGACCCCAGGCAGAGCAGAGCGGAGTGCCTGAGGCCAGTGACACCACTCACTAGCCAACATCGGACAgtggcagctttatttgtaaactACACGCAGTCAGAGGCCCGGGGCTGGACACAGGGTGGAAGGAGGCTTTGCACGTGAGTTTGGCAGTCCTGCTCCGAGGGGCAAACCTACAGGCTGGTCTGGGCATCTGGCCCGAGGGAAGGCCGGCCACCCTGGGCTGCAGCCCTGTGGCACCACCCTACAGCGGGGGCCAGGACTGCCCGGCACCTTTGACAGAGGAGGGTTTATGTTTCTGTAGTTCTTTTTAGAGCTTGGATTGCAGTTTTCTAGATGTTAAAAACACTCGGATTTTGTAAGTCCCTGGTGAGGTCATCAGGTGAATTAAAggacttttgaaataatttccatttctaaTCCTCCTGATATCTGACAGATGCCATCAAGAATAAGCGTGAAAGtataaaaatactctgtatgtACATATAAAGCAGCAGCAGATCCAAGCCACGTGTCTACAGCCAGTGTGCTGTGCAGAGAACACGGTGTAGTTTAACTTAAATGCATTTATACTCCTGGCTTTATTGCCACtcttctcaagaaaaaaatgtcttaaataatttaaataaaagtcatGGGGTGATATTTACTGTTTAGGAATTTAAAAGGGTGGAACATTCTGGCACTTTACCAGCACGTCTGGTATGGTCTCATGAGTATCCTTCCCTGAAGTCCGCCCGTGGTCAGTTCATTTGGTTTCAGAAGGAGCTTGGAGTTTGCAGAAGACTGACAAGCGTTGTGAGTTTTTGTTGGCATCAGTTACAAAAAGTACCAAAGTCATCACGGACCACTGGTGAACGCATCACCATGACAGCAAAACCAAAGTGCTCAAATCGGAGGAGTCTGAGGTGGTCCCTCGGGGGAAGGGAAGCGTCTCTCGGAGaagcaccccccccaccccgttgTGGCACTGAGGCTGGGAGGAGCCAGGCCAGAGGGGAGACGTCAGCTTCGGCCACGTTTCCAGTGATGTCACTCCTCGGGGAAGGGGCCCGCCCATCCTTCTGGGTGTTTAGACAGCTAGGCCGCAGGCATCTGCTGCTTCATGGTTGGCTCAGGCTGACCCCTGGGTGCCGCCTAGAGCCTGCGTGTGGGGGCCGGGACAGTGGATCGTGGAGGGCGGGGGGGGGACAGCCTGGATAGTGGGGGCCCAGCTCGGCGGCCGGTGCTGTGCCGAGCACTCCCTTGGCAACCTGGGACATCGAGAGCCGCTATGGCCCAGTGTGGACGTCCCCCACCCGGGACACCCACTGTCAGGGCTGCGAGCTGTAGGCAGAGATGGCACCAGAGGCAAGCCTGGGCGAGCGGCTGGGCCAGCGCACCAGCTGTGGGGCACGGGGAGGCGGGCAGGTGCTCGCAGCCACAGGACCACCTTGTCTGAAAGATGCTCAGAGCCGGCCCactgccttcctctccctgcctccccagcccatcCTGCCCTTCGGCGCTGGGGTCCTGGAGTCTTGCCAAGGTGACCACACCCAAGGCCCCCTGATGCCTGGAGCAGCAGGCCAGGCCCACCGGCCAGAGACAGGTTAGAACATGGAAAATCAAAACTTTTAGGGGACCGCTTTTGGGCCTCCATTCTCTGAAGATTAACCAAAACCCCTGCGCGGTGCTGACTCCCTGCAGAGGCTCGGGCAGATGGGAACGTCAACTGTGGCAGGAACACGGGGCTCAGGAGGCTGCTTGGGGCCCATCTGCCAGCCCGCAGGACCGGTGCCCGACCCAGGGGCACCAGGACCCAGAGAGCAAACCAGCCTGGGTCTCCCAAGTTCGGACCTGTCCTGCTACTCTAACCTTtcctaagaaaattttaaaacaatgtggcAAATCTTAAGTGTGTCCTGTTCTGGCCTCTTTCACATGGAAAGATAATTCTTGTTCTTCAAGTACATcagaggagaaaaggaacccGAGTTTACTCAGTCCAGTGTGCTAAACTCTAACTAACTCGGGGACCCACGCCCAGCACCTGTGGCCAAGGTCTGCAGGGCCTCGGCCCGCGCGCAGCCCTGGGGccgccctgctgctgctgctctcactttctagataaagaagctgtcgGCTTAAATAAACAAGGGGTTACGTGAGACACATTTCTCTTTTGACAGCTTATCTAAATGTTCCCAGTGGTGTCTTGTTTCTGAACAAGGCTAACCACCACCCTTGGTGCCCAGATTCATAGACTGCTTCTGGAGAATTCCTGCACGAGCATCACACCCTCACCACTCATCTGCGAGAGGAATACGCCAGGTGTAGTTTTGTGAATTAGGACAGAAGTGGTTCCCACACCTTCACTCTAAAGGGGAGACGAGCTCTCCGAAGAGACCCTTCCCTGTGGTTTTTGGAGATTCGGTTCGGTTTTCTAGCGAACGTGAAAAGGCAAAGCCAAGCTGTCTTAAAGGCATTGGTTAAAAGAAGGTATTAACTAGACGGGTAAGTCATCGGTCGGTTAAGTCTCTAGAACTTGAGAGATAAGAAGGTCattaaaacatttcagaaacaaCCACGGGCAGGAAGAGGACACAGGCTGGAGGGACTTACCCCGGGGTCGCCGGAGGGGGCCAGCCTGCCAGGTTCGAGTTCAAGCAGCACTGTCATCCAGCTGCTCCTACGTGTCTGTTACACTGACCGTCTCTTTTGCAAAACAGTATCAAAAGGGAACAGGGGTTTCCCTTTACTCCCAGCCGTTGTCTTTGATCATGTGCGCGAGCTCAATGATGAACTTCCCTTCCTTGTACTTCTGACTGCTCTCAAAGGCGTGCTCCTTGGAAAAAGAGAGAGGTTTCAGAACAGAATCTGTTTCACTCAATGTCATTACACACCTGGCAAAGGACAAAACAGAGGGTCACGTGCCCCCAGCCGGCCCTGCGCCGTGCGGACCGCGGGGGCTGCCCGGTGATCAGCCCTGGAGGGCAGTGTGGGCCTGTGCTGGACTCATCATGGTCACACTTGGAGGGACCTGTTAGTTCAGGTTTGCCCCCGGGCACCTACCCTGTGCAGGGCAGTGAGGTGGTGGGAAGAGGGGCTCCTTCCTGGGGCTCCAGGTAAAGGGGGTGGTTACAGGTGTTGGAGGAGGAGGCCATCTGCTGGGGGGCATGGGGGAAGGCAGCGCCTGCAGAGGACAGCCTCCCGATTGGCCCACCACTTGCAGCCTGGGGGCCAGGGGTGCGCAGGGCAGAAGCTGGGGCATGGGGACGAGTGggagcagcctccctcccctgtcccatGGGGTCTGTGAGTGCCATCAGCTTAAAGATGCTATTTTCACACGCATTCTGACTGACAGCATCTGTCACACCACTTGGCACATTTTGTTTCCACCTGTAACATTTTACGTCACTGCAGTGAATCTGTCTGGCCCCCGCGTGTCCGAGCAGGACGGGCACTCACGTATTTCCACCCGAGCGTGGTCTTGCAGTTCTCACAGTAGATGTCCGCCACGGCGTGCAGGCCGGTGAGCAGGACCCGCTCCTCCGCGGGGCCGCAGCCCACGTTCACCCTGCGGGGAAGGAGGCGCTGGCACCCTCGCAGGGGCCCTGGGCCAGCAGCCCCTGCCGCCAACCCTGGATGGACCCGCCACCTGTTCCCAGGGACATGGTactgcccttcctgcctctccgcctgccccctgcccaccacACCTTTGACAAGAATGTAGGAGGGGACGGGCTGTGGGGAGGGCCCAGGCCCGCCGTCTCAGTGGGAACCAGCCCACACCAGCCCTCAGGGAAGAGCATCCACCTTCTCCAGATGCTCAGACCTGCCAGCAGATGCCAGCGCAGAAGCAGGAAGTGGGACCTGGCAGTGGACGGGGTGAGGGAAGAGATACTCACACGGAATTGAAGAGGTAGGCTCGTCCCTGACTTCCCTGAAAGGACTGCAAAGAAGAAATAGTTTTAGAGGATGTGttgcagagagaggaagagaatgctGTTTGACATTTTGCAATCAAAGTGGAGAAGCCTGGCGTCACACTGGAGACGGCGAATGGGTGGAGGGGCCGCCCTGCACAGCGGGAGTGAGCGTCACCGCCCAGGTCCACATCCCCGGGGCCTCGCGGGTTCTGCCAGGACAGGACACAGTGTCAACCATCCGATCTCAGGGCAAGGGAAGCTTCCACTcttttctcctagaagttttTTAAAGTTGCAGGCCAAGACAACCCCTTTCTTGGAGGAATGGCCCTTCCAGTGACAGCTCACCCCAGGAAAGTGTTACCAGCTGAGAAATAGCTTGGAGCAAGATCACATTTTCTGAGACGACCGAAGAGGCAGAACAGGGTATTTGTGCCTCCCTGGGAGTCCGGCCAGCCCTGGGCTTCACAGCCACAAGAACCAGAGGGGATGCCAGATGGGGGCTTATCATCTGGGGCACCAAGCTCAAGTGACCCAGCAGGACACAGACCTCAAAACTAAACCGAGAAACGCAAACGCATCCAGAGCACTCTTGGCTCCTGCCTGTCGCCGGCAGGAGTTCACGGGCCGGGAGCAGAGCTGCCTGGGGCACAAGGCGCACGTGCAGACCCAGCGCCGCCAGCCTGAGGGCGGGAGGAGGCGAGAGAGGACAGTTACTGAGGCCCGCCGGCCAGCGAGCAGTACTCGTGCAGACATAGGGCTGGGGGTACAGATGGGCGGGTGGGAGCACCGAGAGGAAAGCCAGCTATAAAATGACAAGAACAAAAGTCACACCAAACCAGCAACAGTGGTGGCCCCGCGGGACACTCAGAAGGAAGCAGTGCTTTCAGGTGTGGTTACGGCCAAGGCGGTTCCACAACGGAACCAAGCAGAGCCCCTGGCTGGGCCTCCAGAGACGTGTCCCCTGAGCCACAAACAGAGCTTGGTTCCCAGCCACCAAGACCAGGGCCTCCTGTCCGCAGGCTCCAGAGGCCAGCATTTTAAGTACACAGtcttcagacttaaaaaaaaccaGTCTCTTCTTACGTGGCTTTCTAGGAttagaaatattaatttatgtCCAATTTAACAGTCGTCCTTATCGGCCTTCAGTTTTCTAGCCCGATTTTCCGGCTCCTCCCACCAATTCCGCACGTCCGCCTTTTTCCTGGATCAGTGCTGCGCTGTCGGCTCTGGGGCTCTGCCTCGGGCCGGGCTGAGCAGAGCCGGGCTCTGCGAACGTCCGTCAACGAGGGTCAGACAACGCGCACCTCCGGCCTGGGGGGCGCTCCAGCCTCTGCTGCAGCTACTGTCGCTCCACAAAAGTAGCCCCGGGGGTGTGCCAGTGGACGAGCATGGCTGGGGCCCAATAAAACTTCACAAACGCGGGTGCGCGCAGGTGTGCCTGCGGACGGAGCCTAGCAAGCAGGCCTGCCAGCCCCTTGAAGGCACCCGTGGGCAGGGGCTGCCCGTTATGCAGCGGGACCCGAGCCTCATGCGAGCTGGATTGTGACTGAGTAGCCTCGCAAGGAAGAACAGGCAGCGGGTCGTTTCTCCAGTGGCTGAACACGAGCCTGCACCTCTCTGCACCTTTTCATCCCAAAATGCTGCTTTAACGTCAGGGCTGCCTCCAGCGGGCAGCAGTGGAGCAGCGGCCGTGGGGGGGGACTGTCACTGCTGCCCCAGGGAGCATGTCCTCTCCCACTGTGTCGGGATTGTTGTCAGTGTCCCCAAGTGGCTGATTATACACACGACAAACCGCTAATCGGAGACCAACGTGATGAGGGGGAACCCCCTCCTTTCATGTCCAGAGGCCACTCCTGGCCCCGCACAGAGAGCCGGGCTCAGAGCTTCCCTGTGAGATGCCATCTCCCCCACGGTAGCCTCTTCTCTTCTTAACCACTATGAGTTCAAAACATTTCTTACCTCCCTGACTATTAAACTACTGCCATAGATCTTCTAGGTTTCCTTTGTTCCATCGGTGTTCTCTGCCCTGACGAGTAACTGATGCACCTCGCTCCCCGTGACCCTCCCCAGCGCTGCCCGCCGTCACTGCCGGGGCAGCCCCTCGGCCCCGACCCGGCCACTTGCCTTGGAGATGAGCTCGTCGTGGTTGGCCAGGTGGGCTCTGCAGTGGACACAGCTGTATGTCCGGTGGCAGTTTGGCAGATAAGCTTGGAAGGTTTTGGACTTGGTCATCTTCACCATCTCTGCGGGGCTCTCCTCGCTCAGCTCAGGGCTGGCGCAGGGGCATCTGCAGCTCTGCCGGCCTCTCTGACACAGGAAACACTGCAATACGCATGCAAGAGCCGTTGTTGTGCAGAGGGCGTGTGGCACTGTCCACACCATGGGGATGGGAGAAAAATGCAGCGACCTGTGGGCAAACAGAGACATAGCAATGTGTTTAGGACGCGTGTGCTGTAAAGAGTGGGGGAGGGCAGGCCTCCACGGTAAAGGTCTAGTTCTTTAACCTCTATTGTGCACACAGAATACTAACACCTATGGCTGAACTATACTAAATGTAGCTGGAAGTGGCAGGTGAACTACTTTTActgaagagtttgagaaaatacttgataaaatacattttgtatcACGTGTGACTTCAGGAAATGTGAAAGAAACAGCAGCCTACAAGATGCACATCTGCGTGAGGCCAGCAGCACTGGGTATGCCTCGTCCCAAATCATGGAATCAGTGACTCAAAGCACATGACATTTATGAAATGTGTGATGGATCCAGTATTAACTCATCTTTAAGAAATTACCTGCTAGTCAGGAAAGAGCCCTCACATATATACTCAAATGATTTtcgacaagggtgccaagaccattcaaggCGGAAGGACAGTCATCAGCATatggtgctggggacacagggtACTGACATGCGGAAGAATGAGGTTGGACCCCTTCCTCacgccatatacaaaaatgaactcaaaaggatcaaggacctaaatgtaagaacaaaatctataaaactcttagaagaacaCGTAGGAAAGAATCTTTACAATGTTAGATTTGGCAGTGACTTCTTGGATAAGAAACCAAAAGCACAGATACGTATGTGAATTTATTGAAGGTAAAGTGAGGAAAACGGGACAGAGGCACAGGTGAGGAGGTAACGGCACGGAGTTTCCAGGACTGAAGACAGACACCCATCCACAGGCTAAGTCCAATAATCccaagcaggaaaaataaaaataaagccacacCTGGTCACATAATAATGAAactgcagaaaagaaaagaaaaaaaaccttagaGGTTTGCAGGGGAGGGAAGATTATCTTTCAGTGGAGCAACTTCCCGAGTAACACGGAGCAGGGAAGGTACTTCGGAGAGTGAACTGCTTTCCCAGAACTCTGCATCCAGTTAAGGTATCCTCCAGGAATTCAGGGAATGACACTTGCAGACAACTAAAAAGTTTCGCTTTGTAACTTTCTATCCTTTTACCACTTTAACTTCTTTATGTGACTCACATACATACAAGTACGTAAAACAAATATACTGCTGGCAAGTGATTAGGAATCATGTGTCCGTGTTGCCACCACCCAGTTTCTAGCCTTATCTTTTCATCCTTTCTGTGTCCTTGTTTAAGGTGTAATCAGTAAAGGAAATTCAAGGGTATGCTTCAGACAGAAGAGAAACAACACTAAAGTCTGAACTTCAGACTCGAAAAGGAGGAAAATGGTGAGTAAAGAAAGTGATAACCATGCAGGTAAGCAGAGCAGGGCGCCGGCGTCCGGACAGACCTGCTCGCAGCCAGGAGTGCGGGTGGCCCGGGAGGGGCAGGCGGATGAGCCCCAGGTCCTGGTGTTGGCCAGACAGAAGACTCATACATGGATTAAATTTAGATCCTGGTAAATTCAGGAGAAGTGTCCTAATTC contains these protein-coding regions:
- the YPEL1 gene encoding protein yippee-like 1 isoform X2, whose amino-acid sequence is MVWTVPHALCTTTALACVLQCFLCQRGRQSCRCPCASPELSEESPAEMVKMTKSKTFQAYLPNCHRTYSCVHCRAHLANHDELISKSFQGSQGRAYLFNSVVNVGCGPAEERVLLTGLHAVADIYCENCKTTLGWKYEHAFESSQKYKEGKFIIELAHMIKDNGWE
- the YPEL1 gene encoding protein yippee-like 1 isoform X1; amino-acid sequence: MSLFAHRSLHFSPIPMVWTVPHALCTTTALACVLQCFLCQRGRQSCRCPCASPELSEESPAEMVKMTKSKTFQAYLPNCHRTYSCVHCRAHLANHDELISKSFQGSQGRAYLFNSVVNVGCGPAEERVLLTGLHAVADIYCENCKTTLGWKYEHAFESSQKYKEGKFIIELAHMIKDNGWE
- the PPIL2 gene encoding RING-type E3 ubiquitin-protein ligase PPIL2 isoform X2 — translated: MGKRQHQKDKMYITCAEYTHFYGGKKPDIPQTNFRRLPFDHCSLSLQPFVYPVCTPEGVVFDLLNIVPWLKKYGTNPSNGEKLDGRSLIKLNFAKNSEGKYHCPVLFTVLTNNTHIVAIRTTGNVYAYEAVEQLNIKAKNFRDLLTDEPFSRQDIITLQDPTNLDKFNVSNFFHVKNNMKITDPDEEKAKQDPSYYLKNTNTETRETLQELYKEFKGDEVLAATMRVPEKMKVDKLNAAHYSTGKVSASFTSTAMVPETKHEAAAIDEDVLRYRFVRKKGYVRLHTSQGDLNLELHCDLTPKTCENFIKLCKRRYYDGTIFHRSIRNFVIQGGDPTGTGTGGESYWGKPFKDEFRPNLSHTGRGILSMANSGPNTNKSQFFITFRSCAYLDKKHTIFGRVVGGFDTLTAMENVESDPKTDRPKEEIRIESTTVFVDPYEEADAQIAAERRTQLEVTEAPESTAKMSQAPQGSQGPQTYRQGVGKYISPTVTVWQRKSHQPVPWPLRPRRSPAEVLGTSARGSSGPATLEPGRDVGWGACVHVS